From Arthrobacter sp. FW306-2-2C-D06B, a single genomic window includes:
- the gyrA gene encoding DNA gyrase subunit A, which produces MSEETPEVPAESAGIPEPVLEGDVLTDRVDQVDLQTEMQRSYLDYAMAVIVGRALPDVRDGLKPVHRRVLYAMFDGGYRPDRSFNKCARVVGEVMGQYHPHGDTAIYDALVRLIQDWTMRYPLALGQGNFGSPGNDGAAAPRYTETKMAQLAMEMVRDIDEETVDFQDNYDGKNQEPTILPARFPNLLVNGSSGIAVGMATNIPPHNLREVADGVQWYLANPTASREELLEALLVRIKGPDFPTGATILGHKGIEDAYRTGRGSITMRAVVNVEELQGRTCLVVTELPYQANPDNLAIKIAELVKDGKIQGIADLRDETSGRTGQRLVIVLKRDAVAKVVLNNLYKHTQLQDNFGANMLAIVDGVPRTLSLDAFIRHWVAHQMSVIVRRTRYRLRKAEEEAHILRALLKALDMLDEVIALIRASNTTEAARDGLMGLLDIDELQARAILDMQLRRLAALERQKIQDRHSELEAMITEFNSILASEQRQRDIISQELAEIVAKHGDDRRTHILMGFDGDMSMEDLIPEEEVVVTITRGGYVKRTRSDNYRSQQRGGKGVKGAQLRGDDVVEHFFVTTTHHWLLFFTNLGRVYRAKAYELAEAGRDAKGQHVANLLAFQPDEHIAQVLDLRDYEQAPYLVLATKNGLVKKTRLEDYDTNRTAGVIAINLRDEDELVSAQLVSETDDLLLVSRKGQSIRFTATDEALRPMGRATSGVTGMKFREDDELLAADVVQDGSFVFVVTEGGYAKRTAVEEYRLQGRGGLGIKVAKLQEERGDLVGALIVNEEDEVLVVMEGGKIVRSAVAGVPAKGRDTMGVIFAKPDKNDRIIEVARNSERGLEESDEQGEGSDDAPSVNSVENPAGGTSEADDDVTLAANGGADQATATAESGSAAGSGNGSGVELNEDNTGGNE; this is translated from the coding sequence ATGAGTGAAGAAACACCCGAGGTTCCCGCCGAGTCGGCCGGCATTCCGGAACCCGTACTTGAGGGCGATGTGCTGACGGACCGCGTAGACCAGGTGGACCTGCAGACGGAAATGCAGCGTTCCTACCTGGACTACGCAATGGCGGTGATCGTTGGCCGTGCGCTTCCGGACGTCCGCGACGGCCTGAAGCCCGTCCACCGCCGAGTGCTCTACGCGATGTTCGACGGCGGCTACCGCCCGGACCGCTCCTTCAACAAATGTGCCCGCGTGGTGGGCGAGGTCATGGGCCAGTACCACCCGCACGGTGACACCGCGATCTATGATGCCCTGGTCCGCCTCATCCAGGACTGGACGATGCGCTATCCGCTTGCGCTGGGCCAGGGCAACTTCGGTTCCCCGGGCAACGACGGCGCCGCTGCTCCGCGATACACCGAAACCAAGATGGCTCAGCTGGCCATGGAAATGGTCCGCGACATCGACGAGGAAACTGTCGACTTCCAGGACAACTACGACGGCAAGAACCAGGAACCCACCATCCTGCCGGCGCGTTTCCCCAACCTGCTGGTCAACGGTTCCTCCGGCATCGCCGTCGGCATGGCCACCAACATTCCGCCGCACAACCTTCGCGAAGTCGCCGATGGCGTGCAGTGGTATCTGGCGAACCCCACGGCGAGCCGTGAAGAGCTGCTTGAGGCGTTGCTCGTGCGCATCAAGGGTCCGGACTTCCCAACCGGTGCCACCATCCTCGGCCACAAGGGCATCGAGGATGCGTACCGGACGGGCCGCGGTTCCATCACCATGCGTGCCGTAGTGAACGTCGAGGAACTCCAGGGCCGCACGTGCCTGGTGGTCACCGAGCTTCCGTACCAGGCAAACCCGGACAACCTGGCGATCAAGATCGCCGAACTGGTCAAGGACGGCAAGATCCAGGGCATCGCGGACCTCCGCGACGAGACGTCCGGCCGTACCGGACAGCGACTGGTGATCGTGCTCAAGCGCGACGCCGTTGCCAAGGTGGTGCTCAACAACCTCTACAAGCACACCCAGCTTCAGGACAATTTCGGTGCCAACATGCTGGCGATCGTCGACGGCGTGCCCCGCACCCTGAGCCTGGACGCCTTCATCCGGCACTGGGTCGCCCACCAGATGAGCGTCATTGTCCGGCGGACCCGCTACCGCCTGCGTAAAGCCGAGGAAGAGGCGCACATCCTGCGCGCACTTCTCAAGGCCCTGGATATGCTGGACGAGGTCATTGCGCTCATTCGGGCCTCCAACACCACCGAGGCTGCCCGCGATGGCCTGATGGGACTCCTGGACATCGACGAGCTCCAGGCCCGCGCCATCCTCGACATGCAGCTCCGCCGCCTTGCCGCGTTGGAACGGCAGAAGATCCAGGACAGGCACTCTGAGCTGGAAGCCATGATCACGGAGTTCAACTCGATCCTGGCCTCCGAGCAGCGCCAGCGCGACATCATCAGCCAGGAACTGGCTGAGATCGTGGCCAAGCATGGTGATGACCGCCGGACCCACATCCTCATGGGCTTCGACGGTGACATGTCCATGGAAGACCTCATCCCCGAGGAAGAAGTGGTGGTCACCATCACCCGCGGCGGATACGTCAAGCGCACCCGCAGCGACAACTATCGTTCGCAGCAGCGAGGCGGCAAGGGCGTCAAGGGTGCCCAGCTGCGCGGCGACGACGTCGTGGAGCACTTCTTCGTTACAACAACGCACCATTGGTTGCTGTTCTTCACCAACTTGGGCCGCGTGTACCGGGCCAAGGCGTACGAGCTGGCCGAGGCCGGCCGCGACGCCAAGGGACAACACGTGGCAAACCTGTTGGCCTTCCAGCCGGACGAGCACATCGCGCAGGTCCTGGACTTGCGCGACTATGAGCAGGCCCCGTATCTGGTACTCGCCACCAAGAACGGCCTTGTGAAGAAGACGCGCCTGGAGGACTACGACACCAACCGCACAGCCGGCGTCATCGCCATCAACCTTCGCGATGAGGACGAGCTCGTCTCGGCGCAACTTGTGTCCGAGACGGACGATCTCCTCTTGGTTTCCCGCAAGGGCCAGTCGATCCGCTTCACGGCCACCGACGAGGCACTGCGTCCCATGGGGCGCGCCACCTCGGGTGTGACCGGCATGAAGTTCCGCGAAGACGACGAACTCCTCGCGGCCGATGTCGTCCAGGATGGCTCGTTCGTGTTCGTGGTGACCGAAGGCGGATACGCCAAGCGCACCGCGGTCGAGGAGTACCGGCTCCAAGGCCGTGGCGGCCTGGGCATCAAGGTGGCCAAGCTTCAGGAAGAGCGAGGCGACCTTGTCGGTGCGTTGATCGTCAACGAAGAAGACGAAGTCCTGGTGGTCATGGAGGGTGGCAAGATTGTCCGCTCCGCCGTGGCCGGTGTTCCTGCCAAGGGCCGTGACACCATGGGCGTCATTTTCGCGAAGCCTGACAAGAACGACCGCATCATCGAGGTGGCCCGCAACAGCGAACGCGGCCTTGAGGAGTCCGACGAACAGGGCGAGGGCTCAGACGACGCCCCAAGCGTCAATAGTGTCGAAAATCCCGCCGGAGGAACGTCTGAGGCGGACGATGACGTAACGTTGGCTGCAAACGGCGGCGCCGATCAGGCGACCGCGACGGCCGAATCGGGATCGGCCGCAGGATCCGGCAATGGGTCCGGCGTCGAGCTGAACGAAGACAACACCGGAGGTAACGAGTGA
- a CDS encoding DUF3566 domain-containing protein, whose product MSNSDSYPKPSTGVPGGLRQPSATPRVDAPARPQQRPAASASGAAGTGAERVPGQRPAVPGQRPAVPGQRPAGTQRPAGQRPAAPGQRPVQGQQRPAPGAPGLVKPAPKAKVRRARLLVSKVDPWSVLKMAFLLSVALGIVTVIAAIVLWTVLDLTGIFNQVDSLLGTLAGSESGGFELKKVASLGQVASFATIIAVVNVVLLTALSMLSAVLYNIAATLVGGIGVTLTDD is encoded by the coding sequence GTGAGCAATTCGGACTCATATCCCAAGCCGAGTACGGGTGTCCCTGGAGGATTGCGGCAACCGTCGGCTACTCCGCGGGTAGACGCACCGGCCCGTCCCCAGCAGCGCCCTGCAGCATCCGCGTCGGGTGCGGCAGGAACTGGCGCGGAGAGGGTCCCGGGTCAGCGCCCGGCCGTCCCAGGCCAGCGCCCCGCCGTCCCAGGCCAGCGTCCCGCAGGGACGCAGCGCCCGGCGGGCCAGCGTCCCGCAGCGCCCGGCCAGAGGCCCGTGCAGGGCCAGCAGCGGCCAGCCCCCGGGGCTCCGGGGCTTGTGAAGCCGGCACCCAAGGCGAAAGTCCGCCGCGCCCGGCTGCTCGTCAGCAAGGTTGATCCTTGGTCCGTCCTGAAGATGGCGTTCCTGTTGTCCGTTGCCTTGGGCATCGTGACTGTGATCGCCGCAATCGTGCTTTGGACCGTCCTGGACCTCACCGGAATTTTCAACCAGGTGGACAGCCTTCTGGGCACCCTGGCCGGCTCGGAAAGCGGTGGTTTCGAACTCAAGAAGGTCGCATCACTCGGACAGGTTGCATCCTTCGCCACCATCATTGCCGTGGTGAATGTTGTTCTGCTGACTGCCCTGTCCATGCTGAGCGCCGTGCTTTATAACATTGCCGCAACACTCGTCGGCGGCATTGGCGTGACCCTCACCGACGACTAA
- a CDS encoding DLW-39 family protein produces the protein MKKLLIVAAAIAGVLLYRKVQETEAQKTVWSKATDTVD, from the coding sequence GTGAAGAAGTTGCTCATAGTCGCAGCTGCAATCGCAGGCGTCCTGCTCTACAGAAAAGTGCAGGAAACCGAAGCCCAGAAAACGGTCTGGAGCAAGGCAACCGACACGGTTGACTAG
- a CDS encoding DMT family transporter: MNFIVAALGVLGVASSGPLIAGTLGATSVTALAIAFWRNAIAAVVMASPVLIREPRQFRKITRKEFTWSAVAAVALAFHFACFITALQLTSVAAATALVCLQSAWIAVFQLLRGTKHRWPVLVGLGIALGGVAAITGFDMGSSPKALLGDILALAGGALAGLYTLAGGKARQSMGIGTYTTLCYGICAAIVAVLALAGGQPLVGFDAGGWLGIVAITVCAQLVGHTAFNHLLATMSPLLVSMIILLEIPGAALLAAVFLHETLPAGTYAGLALILVGLAVVVAGQRRGKGDAEGKIAELGAD; encoded by the coding sequence GTGAACTTCATTGTTGCTGCTTTGGGTGTGCTCGGCGTCGCATCATCCGGGCCCCTCATCGCCGGAACGCTTGGAGCTACTTCCGTCACCGCACTGGCCATCGCCTTCTGGCGCAACGCGATCGCCGCCGTCGTGATGGCCTCGCCGGTCCTGATCCGTGAACCGCGCCAGTTCCGCAAGATCACCCGCAAGGAGTTCACCTGGTCTGCTGTCGCAGCAGTGGCACTGGCCTTCCACTTCGCCTGCTTCATCACCGCGCTCCAGCTCACGTCAGTCGCTGCCGCCACCGCGTTGGTCTGCCTGCAATCAGCATGGATCGCCGTTTTCCAGCTCCTCCGCGGCACCAAGCACCGCTGGCCTGTCCTCGTGGGCCTGGGTATCGCGCTGGGGGGCGTCGCGGCCATCACCGGCTTCGATATGGGTTCCTCACCGAAAGCCCTCCTTGGCGACATCCTGGCCCTCGCCGGAGGCGCCTTGGCCGGCCTCTATACCTTGGCTGGGGGCAAGGCCCGGCAGAGCATGGGCATTGGAACGTACACGACGCTTTGCTACGGGATCTGCGCGGCCATCGTCGCCGTGCTGGCCCTCGCGGGCGGCCAGCCGCTTGTAGGGTTCGACGCCGGCGGCTGGCTGGGGATCGTGGCCATCACCGTGTGCGCGCAACTGGTGGGCCACACCGCCTTCAACCATCTCCTGGCGACCATGAGTCCGCTCCTGGTGTCCATGATCATCCTGCTGGAGATTCCGGGCGCAGCCCTGCTCGCTGCGGTCTTCCTGCACGAGACCCTGCCGGCCGGTACTTACGCGGGACTCGCGTTGATCCTGGTTGGACTCGCCGTCGTCGTCGCCGGTCAGCGGCGCGGCAAGGGCGATGCTGAGGGCAAGATCGCCGAGCTCGGTGCCGACTGA
- a CDS encoding glycosyltransferase, translating into MPADRSFVDAATNAAVAPVRPSVSIVIPAYNEESVIRQCLIAAIYQSVPADEIIVVDNRSTDRTVQIVHQMQQEYPESPIILLSQEQAQGLIPTRNFGLNRATSDILGRIDADSVVEPDWVEQVQKAFADPSVQAATGPVVYYDMPMRRFGLKADDKMRQLMLRLAKHQYHFLFGSNMALRRSAWEIIRDETCLDEKDEMHEDIDLSLHLSDHDLRVQYWPQMVSGMSARRLEDSPRDYRYYVTRFDRTYKAHNVKKMALKAPMVVFFSVYFPAKLLRAIHTANAGQGVRRGGL; encoded by the coding sequence ATGCCAGCCGATAGATCTTTCGTAGATGCAGCCACCAACGCAGCCGTCGCTCCCGTAAGGCCGAGTGTTTCAATCGTCATCCCGGCATACAACGAGGAAAGCGTCATACGGCAATGCCTGATCGCGGCCATTTACCAGTCAGTACCTGCCGACGAGATCATCGTCGTGGACAACAGGTCCACCGACCGCACTGTGCAGATCGTCCACCAGATGCAGCAGGAATACCCGGAAAGCCCTATCATCCTGCTGAGCCAGGAGCAGGCGCAGGGACTCATCCCTACACGGAACTTTGGCCTCAATAGGGCCACGTCGGATATCCTCGGCCGGATCGATGCCGACTCGGTCGTGGAACCTGACTGGGTTGAGCAGGTCCAAAAGGCCTTCGCCGATCCCTCGGTGCAAGCGGCCACGGGTCCGGTGGTCTACTACGACATGCCTATGCGTCGATTCGGACTCAAGGCCGACGACAAAATGCGCCAGCTCATGCTTCGGCTTGCGAAGCACCAGTACCATTTCCTTTTTGGATCCAATATGGCGCTTCGCCGTTCCGCATGGGAAATCATCCGGGACGAAACCTGCCTGGATGAGAAAGACGAGATGCACGAGGACATCGATCTTTCCCTGCACCTTTCCGACCACGATCTCAGGGTGCAGTACTGGCCGCAGATGGTCTCGGGCATGTCTGCCCGCAGGCTTGAGGATTCACCACGCGACTACCGCTATTACGTGACCCGCTTCGACCGCACCTATAAGGCCCACAACGTCAAGAAGATGGCCCTGAAGGCCCCCATGGTGGTGTTCTTCTCTGTCTACTTCCCGGCCAAACTTCTCCGGGCCATTCACACGGCCAATGCAGGCCAGGGCGTCCGCCGCGGCGGCCTGTAG
- a CDS encoding peptidylprolyl isomerase produces the protein MTIATAKATFHTSLGDIVVDLFGNHAPKTVANFVGLATGEKSWTHPETGEDKTGTPLYNGTIFHRIIKDFMIQGGDPLGRGIGGPGYKFDDEIHPELNFNAPYKLAMANAGVQMGKGTNGSQFFITTVNTDWLFGKHSIFGEVADEESKKVVDAIEAVRTGMGDRPVEDVVINSIDIVQL, from the coding sequence ATGACCATCGCAACCGCAAAAGCAACTTTCCACACGAGCCTCGGTGACATCGTGGTTGACCTCTTCGGCAACCACGCGCCCAAGACGGTCGCCAACTTCGTTGGCCTGGCCACAGGCGAAAAGTCCTGGACGCACCCGGAGACCGGTGAAGACAAGACCGGTACCCCGCTGTACAACGGCACCATTTTCCACCGCATCATCAAAGACTTCATGATCCAGGGCGGCGATCCCCTCGGTCGCGGCATCGGCGGACCGGGCTACAAGTTCGACGACGAGATCCACCCGGAACTCAACTTCAACGCCCCTTACAAGCTGGCCATGGCCAACGCCGGCGTCCAGATGGGCAAGGGCACCAACGGTTCCCAGTTCTTCATCACCACGGTCAACACCGACTGGCTTTTCGGCAAGCACTCCATCTTCGGTGAGGTTGCTGACGAAGAGTCCAAGAAGGTCGTAGACGCCATCGAGGCTGTCCGCACCGGCATGGGCGACCGTCCTGTTGAAGACGTCGTCATCAACAGCATTGACATCGTCCAGCTCTGA
- a CDS encoding rhomboid family intramembrane serine protease: MSYGIPAAEPSADIPVCPRHPDRPSYVRCQRCGRPACPECQRAAAVGFQCIDCVNEMKRSTPVVRSAYGGAVATGRPLATYILIGLCALVYVLQWLIPAGAVFQQLAFASVYASPQYGAFEPWRMLTSAFVHSQGFVLHIVLNMYMLWIFGQVLEPVLGRVRFLAVYLLSAIGGSVGFLLLTPALPAIPVVGASGAIFGLFGALLVIQSRSGGDTRQLWILIVINGVIGFVVPGIAWQAHLGGLVTGGLCAAVIAFAPRGPRQALLQSAGMALVAGVLVLATVLRATAG, translated from the coding sequence ATGAGTTACGGAATCCCGGCGGCAGAGCCGTCAGCAGACATTCCGGTGTGCCCCAGGCACCCGGACAGGCCCTCCTATGTGCGGTGCCAGCGTTGCGGGCGTCCTGCATGCCCCGAGTGCCAGCGGGCGGCCGCCGTCGGGTTCCAATGCATTGACTGCGTCAATGAAATGAAGCGTTCGACGCCGGTAGTGCGTTCCGCCTATGGCGGCGCCGTCGCGACCGGCCGCCCCTTGGCGACGTACATACTTATCGGGCTGTGTGCCCTGGTGTACGTGCTGCAATGGCTGATTCCCGCCGGCGCGGTTTTCCAGCAGTTGGCTTTCGCGTCCGTTTACGCCAGTCCGCAATACGGGGCATTCGAGCCATGGCGGATGCTGACGAGCGCTTTCGTCCACTCACAGGGCTTTGTGTTGCACATCGTGCTCAACATGTACATGCTGTGGATTTTCGGCCAGGTACTCGAGCCCGTCCTAGGGCGTGTTCGCTTCCTCGCCGTTTACTTGTTGTCCGCAATTGGTGGCTCTGTCGGTTTCCTGCTGCTGACGCCGGCGTTGCCTGCGATCCCGGTGGTAGGTGCGTCAGGTGCGATCTTCGGCCTGTTTGGGGCACTGTTGGTGATCCAAAGCCGGAGCGGCGGCGACACCCGGCAATTGTGGATCCTTATCGTCATCAACGGGGTGATTGGCTTTGTCGTCCCGGGAATCGCCTGGCAGGCCCACTTGGGCGGCCTTGTCACGGGCGGCCTGTGTGCTGCCGTGATTGCTTTTGCACCGCGTGGACCGCGCCAAGCGCTGTTGCAGAGTGCGGGCATGGCCCTGGTGGCCGGAGTCCTGGTCCTGGCCACCGTCCTTCGGGCCACGGCGGGCTAA
- a CDS encoding SRPBCC family protein produces MSTNTTTIDVAAGTPFIDTSRDFDAAPERVFQAFTDPELVVKWLGPRRLEMRLESYDARTGGSYRYTHVDGQGNEFGFRGVFHEVQEPLRIIQTFEFDGAPGQVTLDTTRFEDLGGRTRVVQHSVFPSVEARDMAVASGMDVGIKESMDRLEELLG; encoded by the coding sequence ATGAGCACCAACACAACAACCATTGACGTCGCGGCGGGCACGCCGTTCATCGACACGAGCCGCGACTTCGACGCCGCACCGGAGCGCGTGTTCCAGGCATTCACGGACCCCGAGCTCGTCGTCAAATGGTTGGGTCCGCGTCGCCTGGAAATGCGCCTGGAGTCCTACGACGCGCGGACGGGCGGCAGCTACCGCTATACGCATGTGGACGGGCAGGGCAACGAGTTCGGTTTCCGCGGGGTCTTCCACGAGGTCCAGGAGCCATTGCGGATCATCCAGACCTTCGAATTCGACGGCGCACCGGGCCAAGTTACCTTGGATACCACCAGGTTTGAGGACCTCGGAGGCCGCACACGTGTGGTGCAGCACTCCGTGTTTCCTTCGGTGGAGGCCCGTGACATGGCAGTAGCCAGCGGCATGGATGTGGGCATCAAAGAGTCGATGGACCGCTTGGAGGAGCTCCTGGGGTAG
- a CDS encoding ArsR/SmtB family transcription factor, whose protein sequence is MPDTMGTAVLDPEDQLNRAFMALADPVRRKILARLALGDATVNEIAQPFTVSLQAISKHLQVLEGAGLITRSREAQRRPCHLNTAALGPLAEWIENYRRQAEERFARLDELLASTTHKDNPQKEKDNEHQHNNH, encoded by the coding sequence ATGCCGGACACGATGGGTACAGCGGTGCTGGATCCGGAAGACCAGCTCAACAGGGCGTTCATGGCCCTCGCCGATCCTGTCCGGCGCAAGATCCTGGCACGGTTGGCCTTGGGCGATGCCACTGTCAATGAGATCGCGCAGCCCTTCACAGTCAGCCTCCAAGCCATCTCCAAGCACCTTCAAGTGCTCGAGGGTGCAGGGCTCATCACGAGGAGCCGGGAAGCGCAGCGCCGTCCCTGCCACCTGAACACCGCAGCGCTGGGTCCCTTGGCCGAGTGGATCGAGAACTACCGTCGTCAGGCCGAGGAGCGTTTCGCCCGACTGGACGAACTATTGGCCAGCACAACCCACAAGGATAATCCGCAAAAGGAGAAGGACAATGAGCACCAACACAACAACCATTGA
- a CDS encoding FtsW/RodA/SpoVE family cell cycle protein, producing the protein MSQQAILAKPRRNVEMVLLVLALGVGIGALAMTSVDKKEALDVGFWLQAGTLAALAAIFHVVLRFKAKYADPVILPIVVALNGLGIAMIRRLDASNGTTAGANQLTWTIVSVLVAAAVLWLLKDHRLLRRYTFIALAVSAALLILPLVPGISAGDINGANVWIRLGSLQFQPGEIVKITLAVFFAGYLSSNRDLILLAGRKFGRLQLPRIKDTGPMITAWAASVGVLVFQHDLGMSILLFGLFIVMIYVATSRASWLVLGVVLMLLGGYAAAKIFSHVGLRIDAWINAFDPQVYTRFPGGSAQIVQGLFGMADGGLIGKGLGLGSPDLVPFANSDMIIASLGEELGLIGLFAIVLLYLLLFTRGFRAALGIRDAFGKLLACGLAFSMALQCFIIIGGVTRLIPLTGLTTPFLSAGGSSLLANWIIVALLLRISDAARRPQTVASQTEHVPV; encoded by the coding sequence ATGAGCCAGCAAGCGATTCTGGCGAAGCCTCGCCGAAACGTGGAGATGGTGCTGTTGGTCCTGGCACTTGGCGTCGGCATTGGTGCCCTTGCAATGACCAGCGTCGACAAGAAAGAAGCCCTCGACGTTGGATTCTGGCTTCAGGCCGGTACCTTGGCGGCGCTGGCCGCAATCTTCCACGTTGTCCTGCGGTTCAAGGCAAAGTATGCGGATCCGGTGATCCTCCCGATAGTGGTGGCCTTGAACGGCCTCGGCATTGCCATGATCCGGCGTTTGGATGCCTCAAACGGTACGACTGCCGGGGCCAATCAGCTCACATGGACGATCGTCTCGGTCCTGGTCGCGGCCGCCGTTTTGTGGCTTTTGAAGGACCACCGGCTTTTGCGCCGGTACACCTTCATTGCACTTGCGGTCAGCGCCGCCCTCCTTATCCTTCCCCTCGTGCCGGGCATTTCGGCCGGCGACATCAACGGCGCGAATGTCTGGATACGCCTCGGTTCGCTGCAGTTCCAGCCCGGCGAGATCGTGAAGATTACGCTGGCCGTCTTCTTCGCAGGCTACTTGTCATCCAACCGGGACTTGATCCTGCTGGCCGGCAGGAAATTCGGACGCCTCCAGCTCCCCAGGATCAAGGACACCGGTCCGATGATCACCGCCTGGGCAGCAAGCGTGGGCGTACTGGTCTTCCAGCACGATCTCGGAATGTCGATACTGCTGTTCGGACTGTTCATCGTGATGATCTACGTTGCCACGAGCCGGGCCAGCTGGCTCGTCCTCGGCGTCGTGCTCATGCTTTTGGGCGGCTACGCGGCAGCAAAGATCTTTTCCCATGTCGGCTTGCGCATTGACGCCTGGATCAACGCCTTCGACCCCCAGGTCTACACCCGCTTCCCGGGAGGCAGCGCCCAGATTGTCCAGGGGCTCTTCGGAATGGCCGACGGCGGCTTGATCGGCAAAGGCCTCGGGCTCGGAAGCCCGGACCTGGTGCCTTTCGCGAACAGCGACATGATCATCGCTTCCCTTGGTGAAGAACTCGGCCTGATCGGGCTTTTCGCGATCGTACTCCTCTATTTGCTGCTTTTCACCAGGGGATTCCGGGCCGCCCTGGGCATCCGGGATGCCTTTGGGAAGCTCCTTGCCTGCGGGCTCGCATTCTCCATGGCCCTCCAGTGCTTCATTATTATCGGCGGCGTCACCCGCCTTATTCCCCTCACCGGGCTGACGACGCCGTTCCTCTCCGCGGGCGGGTCCTCCCTCCTGGCCAACTGGATCATCGTCGCCCTGCTGTTGCGGATCAGCGACGCAGCCCGCAGGCCCCAGACGGTCGCTTCGCAGACCGAACACGTGCCGGTCTGA
- a CDS encoding cation diffusion facilitator family transporter: MSGHQQVGHHEHHVHDHDHDHDHDHDGHSHEHHKGLKGWLYELFVPHTHDAADSIDDALESSTQGVRALKISLFILLGTTVLQFLVVLISGSVALLADTIHNFSDALTAVPLWIAFILGRRAATRRYNYGYGRAEDLAGLFIVGVVALSAVVAAWQSIDRLFHPQPLHNLWWVFAAGIIGFAGNEIVAVYRIRVGRQIGSAALVADGVHARIDGFTSLAVVLGAGGVLLGFPLADPIVGLLISAAIIVLLWGTVRSIGRRLMDGIEPELLDSAQAALEMTPGVFSVPRLQLRWVGHRLQGAATIVVANAPLSGVEETVGEARHRLEHALPKLDDMVIQTVTEAGR, encoded by the coding sequence ATGAGCGGTCACCAGCAAGTTGGTCATCACGAGCACCACGTGCACGACCACGACCACGACCACGACCACGACCACGACGGACACTCGCACGAGCACCACAAGGGCCTCAAGGGGTGGCTGTATGAGCTTTTCGTCCCGCACACCCACGATGCCGCCGATTCAATCGACGACGCGCTCGAGTCCAGTACACAGGGCGTCCGGGCACTGAAGATCAGCCTTTTCATACTCCTTGGAACCACCGTCCTTCAGTTCCTGGTGGTCCTCATCAGCGGCTCCGTCGCATTGCTGGCCGACACCATCCACAATTTCTCGGACGCACTCACCGCAGTGCCACTGTGGATTGCGTTCATTCTGGGACGTCGTGCGGCAACCCGTCGCTACAACTATGGATACGGGCGGGCGGAGGACCTCGCCGGACTGTTCATCGTCGGCGTGGTGGCGCTATCGGCGGTGGTCGCCGCGTGGCAATCCATCGATCGCCTGTTCCACCCGCAACCCCTGCACAATCTGTGGTGGGTCTTTGCTGCCGGAATCATCGGCTTTGCGGGCAATGAAATTGTGGCCGTCTACAGGATCAGGGTCGGCCGGCAGATCGGGTCCGCCGCGCTGGTTGCCGACGGCGTGCATGCGCGCATTGACGGATTCACCTCCCTCGCAGTGGTCCTTGGAGCCGGCGGCGTGCTGCTCGGCTTCCCGTTGGCGGACCCGATTGTCGGCCTGCTGATTTCGGCGGCCATCATCGTCCTGCTTTGGGGTACCGTGCGCAGCATCGGACGGCGCTTGATGGACGGTATAGAGCCGGAACTGCTGGACAGCGCGCAGGCGGCGTTGGAAATGACACCCGGCGTATTCTCGGTACCAAGGCTCCAACTTCGTTGGGTCGGCCATCGCCTCCAGGGCGCCGCCACCATCGTCGTCGCGAACGCGCCACTGTCAGGGGTGGAAGAAACTGTCGGGGAGGCCAGGCACCGGCTTGAACACGCGCTCCCTAAGCTCGACGACATGGTCATACAGACCGTTACGGAAGCTGGCCGCTGA
- a CDS encoding ArsR/SmtB family transcription factor, giving the protein MNADKSSCSLGVDSQYVELAVEVFAMLADATRVRIVLALRNGEMAVGALADVVGKSPAAVSQHLAKMRLARMVSTRQDGTRVMYRLENEHARQLVADAIFQAEHALGGTPAHHRSEQESA; this is encoded by the coding sequence ATGAATGCAGATAAGAGTTCTTGCTCGCTGGGCGTCGACAGCCAATACGTTGAATTGGCTGTGGAAGTGTTCGCGATGCTGGCTGACGCCACGAGGGTCCGGATCGTCCTCGCGCTCCGGAACGGAGAAATGGCCGTCGGAGCGTTGGCAGACGTCGTCGGGAAGTCCCCGGCCGCAGTATCACAGCACCTTGCCAAAATGCGCTTGGCGAGAATGGTTTCCACGCGACAGGACGGAACCAGGGTCATGTACCGCCTCGAGAACGAGCATGCCCGCCAGCTGGTCGCGGATGCAATTTTCCAGGCAGAGCACGCGTTGGGCGGCACCCCCGCACACCACCGCTCGGAACAGGAATCGGCATGA